A region of Leifsonia xyli DNA encodes the following proteins:
- a CDS encoding multifunctional nuclease/2',3'-cyclic-nucleotide 2'-phosphodiesterase/5'-nucleotidase/3'-nucleotidase, which yields MSTRFGRLARAAAAAIAGAGLAAGALVATPAFASTDGTGVVINEAYLSGGSAGAAYTNKFVELYNPGDSAVSLSGWSLQYRPATGTAASTGVVPLTGSIAAKGYYLVGGGSNGTNGQALPTPDVASNALNPSGTTGTLILAKSASALTLPTGSVTGNASVADVLGYGTSNTFETAKAAAPSGNTDVKSLVRSAAKDTDDNSADFALSATITPQNAASAPGDPGTGDPGTGDPGTPADTTPIAEIQGTGDASPKAGQTVTTVGVVTAQYATGGFNGFYLQTPGTGGAVDLATHTASDAVFVFGSSFAGTVAVGDYVKVTGAVSEFNGLTEITATAVAKQDATGIVAPAPATVGLPGTAAQRESLEGMLLAPQGAFTVTDVYSANQYGEIGLAAGDKTLVQPTEAARPGTPEYAAVVADNAARAVTLDDGASTNFLSNANKSKPLPYLSLDNPVRVGEPVTFTKPVILDYRNNAWKFQPTSELTPANAATVQPVSFTNTRTAAPENVGGDLRLATFNVLNYFTTTGDQLSGCTFYTDRDGNPITVNSGCDARGAANAENLKRQQDKIVAAINGLGADVVSLEEIENSARFGEDRDSALSTLVGALNAAAGSEVWAFVKSPSQLPATEDVIRTAFIYKKANAVPVGDSKILDDPAFSNARQPLAQAFKKVGEKDSQAFLAIVNHFKSKGSGSGADADQGDGQGASNASRIKQANALVAFADERKAALKTDKVLLIGDFNAYLKEDPITVLTDAGYVDQVSTRTSKATYSFGGTTGSLDHVLASPAANAAITGADVWNINSGESVALEYSRYNYNVTNFYAADPYRSSDHDPIVVGLGLAAKPVTLNLMNINDFHGRIDANTVKFAGTIEKLRAEAGESDSLFLSAGDNIGASLFASASAGDIPTLDVLNALDLKTSAVGNHEFDKGYADLTGRVKDAADFSYLGANVYEKGTKTPALPEYAEFDVDGLKVGVIGAVTQETPTLVSPGGVSTLDFGDPVEAVNRVAGELTDGDPANGEADVLVAEYHEGAGFGTPEGATLDQEVAAGGAFADIVTKTSAKVAAIFTGHTHKQYAWDAPIPGVTGKTRPILQTGSYGENIGQITLTVDPETDGVTAYTARNVARTTDADASLVAAYPRVAAVKTIVDKALADAAVIGNQKVGTVTKDITTAYLNGARDDRSSESTLGNLVADSLLATLSPADQGGAEIGVVNPGGLRAELLFGTDGSVTYAQANAVLPFVNNLWTTTLTGAQFKQALEQQWQRNADGTVPSRPFLNLGLSKNVHYTYDVTRPEGDRITSILVNGAPIDPAKSYRIGSFSFLLQGGDNFRAFAAGTNTKDSGLIDRDAWISYIQKNSPLSPSFEKLGVGVSGVPAGTLQRGQQVTLQVSKLNLTSLGSPANTKLDLSWNGKTAIGSAPVDAAGNATVTFTVPADAAGASALVLTAPDSGTTVRVPLAVADAPTNPKPGTDPKAAKESALTKALEDKVTVDKDTYRPGDTVLVTVGAKHAGEWVSVWLYSKPQNISGGWVQVPASGVVKLTLPKDAGNGQHKLSVQNASNGVVGWTTLKVKADKPSTGIPVIDWLIDLLDRIFGWF from the coding sequence ATGTCAACCAGATTCGGCAGGCTGGCGCGCGCCGCCGCCGCCGCGATCGCCGGAGCCGGACTCGCCGCCGGGGCGCTCGTCGCCACTCCCGCCTTCGCGAGCACCGACGGCACCGGTGTCGTCATCAACGAGGCCTACCTCTCCGGCGGAAGCGCCGGCGCGGCCTACACGAACAAGTTCGTGGAGCTCTACAACCCGGGCGACAGCGCCGTCAGCCTGAGCGGCTGGAGCCTCCAGTACCGCCCGGCGACCGGCACGGCCGCGTCCACCGGTGTCGTGCCGCTGACCGGATCCATCGCGGCGAAGGGCTACTACCTCGTCGGCGGCGGCTCCAACGGCACGAACGGCCAGGCGCTGCCGACCCCGGATGTGGCGAGCAACGCCCTGAACCCCAGCGGCACCACCGGCACCCTCATCCTCGCGAAGTCCGCGTCGGCCCTCACCCTGCCGACCGGTTCGGTGACAGGTAACGCGAGCGTCGCCGACGTCCTCGGCTACGGCACCTCCAACACCTTCGAGACCGCGAAGGCCGCCGCGCCGTCGGGCAACACCGACGTCAAGTCGCTGGTGCGCAGCGCCGCGAAGGACACCGACGACAACAGCGCCGACTTCGCCCTCAGCGCCACGATCACCCCGCAGAACGCGGCCTCCGCCCCGGGCGACCCGGGCACGGGCGACCCCGGCACCGGGGACCCGGGCACGCCGGCCGACACGACCCCGATCGCCGAGATCCAGGGCACGGGCGACGCCAGCCCGAAGGCCGGCCAGACGGTCACCACGGTCGGCGTCGTCACCGCGCAGTACGCGACCGGCGGCTTCAACGGCTTCTACCTCCAGACCCCGGGCACCGGCGGCGCGGTCGACCTTGCGACGCACACGGCGTCCGACGCGGTCTTCGTGTTCGGCTCGTCCTTCGCCGGGACGGTCGCCGTCGGCGACTACGTGAAGGTCACCGGTGCGGTCAGCGAATTCAACGGACTGACCGAGATCACCGCGACCGCCGTCGCCAAGCAGGACGCGACCGGCATCGTCGCGCCGGCGCCCGCCACGGTCGGCCTGCCCGGCACCGCGGCGCAGCGCGAGAGCCTCGAGGGGATGCTGCTCGCACCGCAGGGCGCATTCACCGTCACCGACGTGTACTCCGCCAACCAGTACGGCGAGATCGGCCTGGCCGCGGGCGACAAGACGCTCGTGCAGCCGACCGAGGCCGCGCGTCCCGGAACCCCGGAGTACGCGGCCGTGGTGGCCGACAACGCGGCTCGTGCGGTCACTCTCGACGACGGCGCCTCGACCAACTTCCTGAGCAACGCGAACAAGTCGAAGCCGCTGCCGTACCTGTCGCTCGACAACCCGGTGCGGGTCGGCGAGCCGGTGACCTTCACGAAGCCGGTCATCCTCGACTACCGCAACAACGCGTGGAAGTTCCAGCCGACCTCCGAGCTCACCCCGGCGAACGCCGCGACGGTGCAGCCGGTGTCGTTCACGAACACCCGCACGGCCGCCCCGGAGAACGTGGGAGGCGACCTGCGTCTCGCGACCTTCAATGTGCTGAACTACTTCACCACCACCGGCGACCAGCTCAGCGGCTGCACGTTCTACACCGACCGCGACGGCAACCCCATCACGGTGAACAGCGGATGCGACGCCCGCGGCGCCGCGAACGCGGAGAACCTGAAGCGCCAGCAGGACAAGATCGTCGCGGCGATCAACGGGCTCGGCGCGGACGTCGTCTCGCTCGAGGAGATCGAGAACTCGGCCCGCTTCGGCGAGGACCGCGACTCGGCCCTCTCCACCCTCGTCGGCGCGCTCAACGCGGCCGCCGGCTCCGAGGTGTGGGCGTTCGTGAAGTCGCCCTCGCAGCTCCCCGCGACGGAGGACGTCATCCGCACCGCGTTCATCTACAAGAAGGCGAACGCGGTCCCGGTGGGCGACTCGAAGATCCTCGACGACCCGGCGTTCTCGAACGCCCGTCAGCCGCTCGCGCAGGCCTTCAAGAAGGTCGGCGAGAAGGATTCGCAGGCGTTCCTCGCGATCGTGAACCACTTCAAGTCGAAGGGCTCCGGCTCGGGCGCCGACGCGGACCAGGGTGACGGCCAGGGCGCGTCCAACGCCTCCCGCATCAAGCAGGCGAACGCGCTGGTCGCTTTCGCCGACGAGCGGAAGGCGGCGCTGAAGACCGACAAGGTGCTCCTCATCGGCGACTTCAACGCGTACCTCAAGGAGGACCCGATCACGGTCCTGACCGACGCCGGCTACGTCGATCAGGTCAGCACCCGCACCTCGAAGGCGACCTACTCCTTCGGCGGTACCACCGGTTCGCTGGACCACGTGCTCGCGTCGCCCGCGGCGAACGCGGCCATCACCGGCGCGGACGTCTGGAACATCAACTCGGGTGAGTCGGTGGCGCTGGAGTACAGCCGCTACAACTACAACGTCACGAACTTCTACGCGGCCGACCCGTACCGGTCCTCCGACCACGACCCGATCGTGGTGGGCCTTGGCCTTGCGGCGAAGCCTGTGACGCTCAACCTGATGAACATCAACGACTTCCACGGCCGGATCGACGCCAACACCGTGAAGTTCGCCGGCACGATCGAGAAGCTCCGCGCGGAGGCGGGCGAGTCCGACTCGCTCTTCCTCTCGGCGGGCGACAACATCGGCGCCTCCCTGTTCGCCTCGGCCTCGGCCGGCGACATCCCGACCCTCGACGTGCTGAACGCCCTCGACCTGAAGACGAGCGCGGTGGGCAATCACGAGTTCGACAAGGGCTACGCGGACCTCACCGGCCGGGTCAAGGACGCGGCGGACTTCTCGTATCTCGGTGCGAACGTCTACGAGAAGGGCACCAAGACCCCAGCGCTGCCGGAGTACGCGGAGTTCGACGTGGACGGCCTGAAGGTCGGCGTCATCGGCGCCGTCACGCAGGAGACCCCCACGCTGGTCTCGCCCGGCGGCGTCTCGACGCTCGACTTCGGAGACCCGGTGGAGGCGGTCAACCGCGTTGCGGGTGAGCTCACCGACGGCGACCCCGCCAACGGCGAGGCCGACGTGCTGGTCGCGGAGTACCACGAGGGCGCCGGCTTCGGCACGCCCGAGGGTGCCACGCTCGACCAGGAGGTCGCGGCAGGCGGCGCCTTCGCCGACATCGTCACCAAGACGAGCGCCAAGGTCGCGGCGATCTTCACCGGTCACACGCACAAGCAGTACGCGTGGGATGCGCCCATCCCAGGCGTGACGGGCAAGACGCGCCCGATCCTCCAGACCGGAAGCTACGGCGAGAACATCGGGCAGATCACGCTGACGGTGGACCCGGAGACCGACGGGGTCACCGCGTACACCGCCCGCAACGTCGCCCGCACGACCGACGCCGACGCCTCCCTCGTCGCCGCGTACCCGCGGGTCGCCGCCGTCAAGACGATCGTCGACAAGGCGCTCGCCGATGCAGCGGTGATCGGCAACCAGAAGGTCGGCACGGTGACGAAGGACATCACCACCGCCTACCTGAACGGCGCGCGCGACGACCGGTCGAGCGAGTCCACCCTGGGCAACCTGGTGGCCGACTCGCTGCTCGCCACGCTGTCGCCGGCCGACCAGGGCGGCGCCGAGATCGGCGTCGTGAACCCGGGCGGCCTGCGTGCGGAGCTGCTCTTCGGCACCGACGGATCGGTCACCTACGCCCAGGCCAACGCGGTGCTGCCGTTCGTGAACAACCTGTGGACCACGACCCTCACCGGGGCCCAGTTCAAGCAGGCGCTCGAGCAGCAGTGGCAGCGCAACGCCGACGGCACCGTGCCGAGCCGGCCGTTCCTCAACCTGGGGCTGTCGAAGAACGTCCACTACACCTACGACGTCACCCGGCCCGAGGGCGACCGCATCACCAGCATCCTGGTGAACGGTGCGCCGATCGACCCGGCGAAGTCGTACCGGATCGGGTCGTTCTCGTTCCTTCTCCAGGGCGGTGACAACTTCCGCGCCTTCGCGGCGGGGACCAACACCAAGGACTCCGGTCTCATCGACCGGGACGCCTGGATCAGCTACATCCAGAAGAACAGCCCGCTCTCGCCCAGCTTCGAGAAGCTCGGCGTCGGCGTGAGCGGCGTGCCGGCCGGCACCCTGCAGCGCGGTCAGCAGGTCACCCTCCAGGTGTCCAAGCTGAACCTCACCTCGCTCGGCAGCCCGGCGAACACGAAGCTCGACCTCTCCTGGAACGGCAAGACGGCGATCGGCAGCGCGCCGGTGGACGCGGCCGGCAATGCGACCGTGACGTTCACCGTCCCGGCCGACGCCGCCGGCGCGAGCGCCCTCGTGCTGACCGCCCCGGACTCGGGGACGACGGTCCGCGTGCCGCTCGCCGTGGCGGACGCCCCGACGAATCCGAAGCCGGGCACCGACCCGAAGGCGGCCAAGGAGTCGGCGCTCACCAAGGCGCTCGAAGACAAGGTCACCGTCGACAAGGACACCTACCGTCCGGGCGACACCGTCCTGGTCACCGTCGGCGCGAAGCACGCCGGCGAGTGGGTGTCGGTCTGGCTGTACTCGAAGCCGCAGAACATCAGCGGCGGCTGGGTGCAGGTGCCCGCGAGCGGCGTGGTGAAGCTGACCCTCCCGAAGGACGCCGGCAACGGCCAGCACAAGCTGTCCGTGCAGAACGCGTCCAACGGTGTCGTCGGCTGGACCACCCTCAAGGTCAAGGCGGACAAGCCGTCGACGGGCATCCCCGTCATCGACTGGTTGATCGACCTCCTGGACCGCATCTTCGGCTGGTTCTGA
- a CDS encoding cobalt ABC transporter permease, giving the protein MLSLYRPGDGILHRMPAGPKLLLLLALVLAVSLLPSRWWAAVVAAGAVVVVYACAGLRDGMLGMRELARQTVALRWLIVVTLALQLIFLGPEAAVANTTRVTGAVLLAGLLSLTTRVSDLLDAVEHGLRPLDRLRFDSERAAVLLTVTITTVPVLARLAGEVREAQRARGVRPGVRFFAVPFLILSLKHADQLGEALSARGVR; this is encoded by the coding sequence ATGCTGAGCCTCTATCGGCCGGGGGACGGCATCCTGCACCGGATGCCCGCAGGTCCTAAGCTGCTGCTCCTGCTGGCGCTGGTGCTCGCCGTGTCGCTGCTGCCCTCGCGCTGGTGGGCGGCCGTCGTCGCCGCCGGTGCCGTCGTGGTCGTCTACGCTTGCGCCGGCCTGCGCGACGGCATGCTCGGGATGCGCGAGCTCGCACGCCAGACGGTGGCGCTCCGCTGGCTGATCGTCGTCACCCTCGCGCTGCAGCTGATCTTCCTCGGACCGGAGGCGGCGGTCGCCAACACGACCCGCGTCACCGGCGCCGTGTTGCTGGCCGGCCTGCTGTCGCTGACCACGCGCGTGAGCGACCTGCTGGACGCGGTGGAGCACGGACTGCGCCCGCTCGACCGCCTCCGCTTCGACTCGGAGCGAGCGGCCGTGCTGCTGACCGTGACGATCACGACCGTCCCCGTGCTCGCGCGGCTCGCGGGAGAGGTGCGGGAGGCGCAGCGGGCGCGCGGCGTCCGCCCGGGCGTACGCTTCTTCGCGGTGCCGTTCCTCATCCTGTCGCTCAAGCACGCCGACCAGCTCGGCGAGGCGCTGTCCGCGCGCGGCGTCCGATGA
- a CDS encoding META domain-containing protein, with protein MNRARTTAGAVILAVLMLAGCSQSEGNGAQVAGKWGSTDTGQPNLTINSDGSYTGSDGCNTMTGKGTISGMTIELGTAAMTQKACEGVDTWLSGATKGTADGDVMTMYDSSGKKIGTLDRDD; from the coding sequence ATGAACAGGGCACGAACGACCGCGGGCGCGGTCATCCTCGCCGTCCTGATGCTGGCCGGCTGCTCGCAGAGCGAGGGCAACGGGGCGCAGGTGGCGGGCAAATGGGGAAGCACGGACACGGGACAGCCGAATCTCACCATCAACAGCGACGGCTCGTACACGGGCTCGGACGGCTGCAACACGATGACGGGCAAGGGCACGATCTCCGGGATGACGATCGAGTTGGGCACGGCTGCGATGACGCAGAAGGCGTGCGAGGGGGTGGACACCTGGCTGTCCGGAGCGACCAAGGGCACCGCCGACGGCGACGTCATGACGATGTACGACAGTAGCGGCAAGAAGATCGGCACCCTCGACCGCGACGACTGA